A genomic stretch from Chelmon rostratus isolate fCheRos1 chromosome 14, fCheRos1.pri, whole genome shotgun sequence includes:
- the ube2b gene encoding ubiquitin-conjugating enzyme E2 B, producing the protein MSTPARRRLMRDFKRLQEDPPTGVSGAPSENNIMLWNAVIFGPVGTPFEDGTFKLLIEFSEEYPNKPPTVRFVSRMFHPNVYADGSICLDILQNRWSPTYDVSSILTSIQSLLDEPNPNSPANSQAAQLYQENKREYEKRVTAIVEQSWVDV; encoded by the exons ATGTCGACCCCGGCAAGGAGACGGCTTATGAGAGATTTTAAAAG ACTTCAAGAAGATCCTCCCACCGGTGTGAGTGGAGCACCATCAGAGAACAACATCATGCTTTGGAACGCTGTTATTTTTGG gCCCGTGGGAACACCGTTTGAAGATG gaacGTTTAAGCTTCTGATAGAGTTTTCTGAGGAGTACCCAAACAAGCCTCCCACAGTTCGGTTTGTCTCCAGAATGTTTCACCCAAATG TTTACGCAGATGGCAGTATATGTTTAGACATCCTTCAGAACCGCTGGAGCCCCACATACGATGTGTCGTCCATACTCACCTCCATCCAG TCGTTGCTGGACGAGCCAAACCCCAACAGCCCGGCCAACAGTCAGGCCGCACAGCTCTATCAGGAAAACAAGAGGGAGTACGAGAAGAGGGTGACGGCCATCGTGGAGCAGAGCTGGGTGGACGTCTGa